One stretch of Microcebus murinus isolate Inina chromosome 12, M.murinus_Inina_mat1.0, whole genome shotgun sequence DNA includes these proteins:
- the ASB6 gene encoding ankyrin repeat and SOCS box protein 6 isoform X2 encodes MPFLHGFRRIIFEYQPLVDAILGSLGIQDPERQEPLDQPSYVANEESRLLVLTELLERKAHSPFYQEGVSNALLKMAELGLTRAADVLLRNGANLNFEDPVTYYTALHIAVLRNQPDMVELLVQHGADINRRDRERLLCCTLWPAATACRSTILRTSGSCWKEGQMSRLPPKMGTPCSPASSSCLVRLWEGTKRRPR; translated from the exons ATGCCGTTTCTGCATGGCTTCCGGAGGATCATCTTCGAGTACCAGCCGCTGGTGGATGCGATTCTGGGCTCCTTGGGGATCCAGGACCCCGAGCGGCAGGAGCCCCTGGACCA GCCCAGTTATGTTGCCAACGAGGAGAGCCGACTCCTTGTTCTCACTGAGCTGTTGGAGAGGAAGGCCCACTCTCCATTTTACCAGGAAGGTGTGAGCAATGCCCTGCTCAAGATGGCTGAGCTGGGGCTGACACGTGCAGCAGACGTCCTTCTGCGGAATGGGGCCAATCTCAACTTTGAAG ACCCAGTCACCTACTACACGGCCCTGCACATCGCTGTCCTGCGGaatcagccggacatggtggAGCTGCTGGTGCAGCACGGGGCCGACATCAATCGAAGGGACCGG GAAAGACTGCTCTGTTGCACGCTCTGGCCAGCAGCGACGGCGTGCAGATCCACAATACTGAGAACATCCGGCTCCTGCTGGAAGGAG GGGCAGATGTCAAGGCTACCACCAAAGATGGGGACACCGTGTTCACCTGCATCATCTTCCTGCTTGGTGAGACTGTGGGAGGGGACAAAGAGGAGGCCCAGATGA
- the ASB6 gene encoding ankyrin repeat and SOCS box protein 6 isoform X1, producing the protein MPFLHGFRRIIFEYQPLVDAILGSLGIQDPERQEPLDQPSYVANEESRLLVLTELLERKAHSPFYQEGVSNALLKMAELGLTRAADVLLRNGANLNFEDPVTYYTALHIAVLRNQPDMVELLVQHGADINRRDRIHESSPLDLASEEPERLPCLQRLLDLGADVNAADKHGKTALLHALASSDGVQIHNTENIRLLLEGGADVKATTKDGDTVFTCIIFLLGETVGGDKEEAQMINRFCFQVTQLLLAHGADPSECPAHESLTHICLKSFKLHFPLLRFLLESGAAYNCSLHGASCWSGFHIIFERLCSHPGCAEDESHVDLLRKAETVLDLMVTNSQKLQLPENFSIHPVGSLADKIQALHFSLRQLESYPPPLKHLCRVYIRLYLQPWPVDVKVKALPLPDQLKWYLLSEHSGTLEDDI; encoded by the exons ATGCCGTTTCTGCATGGCTTCCGGAGGATCATCTTCGAGTACCAGCCGCTGGTGGATGCGATTCTGGGCTCCTTGGGGATCCAGGACCCCGAGCGGCAGGAGCCCCTGGACCA GCCCAGTTATGTTGCCAACGAGGAGAGCCGACTCCTTGTTCTCACTGAGCTGTTGGAGAGGAAGGCCCACTCTCCATTTTACCAGGAAGGTGTGAGCAATGCCCTGCTCAAGATGGCTGAGCTGGGGCTGACACGTGCAGCAGACGTCCTTCTGCGGAATGGGGCCAATCTCAACTTTGAAG ACCCAGTCACCTACTACACGGCCCTGCACATCGCTGTCCTGCGGaatcagccggacatggtggAGCTGCTGGTGCAGCACGGGGCCGACATCAATCGAAGGGACCGG ATCCATGAGAGCAGCCCCTTGGACCTGGCCAGTGAGGAGCCGGAGCGCCTGCCCTGCCTGCAACGCCTCCTGGACCTTGGCGCCGACGTCAATGCAGCAGACAAGCACG GAAAGACTGCTCTGTTGCACGCTCTGGCCAGCAGCGACGGCGTGCAGATCCACAATACTGAGAACATCCGGCTCCTGCTGGAAGGAG GGGCAGATGTCAAGGCTACCACCAAAGATGGGGACACCGTGTTCACCTGCATCATCTTCCTGCTTGGTGAGACTGTGGGAGGGGACAAAGAGGAGGCCCAGATGATAAACCGCTTCTGCTTCCAAGTAACGCAATTGCTGCTGGCTCATGGGGCAGACCCCAGCGAATGCCCAGCCCACGAATCCCTCACCCATATTTGCCTCAAGAGTTTTAAACTGCATTTCCCTCTCCTGCGCTTCCTGCTGGAGTCTGGCGCTGCCTACAACTGTTCCCTCCATGGTGCATCCTGCTGGTCTGGCTTTCACATCATCTTTGAGAGGCTCTGTTCCCACCCAGGATGCGCCGAAGATGAGAGCCACGTGGACCTCCTGCGCAAAGCCGAGACTGTCCTGGACCTCATGGTGACTAACTCCCAGAAACTCCAACTGCCTGAAAACTTCAGTATCCACCCGGTAGGCAGCCTGGCAGACAAGATCCAGGCCCTCCACTTCTCCTTGCGGCAGCTGGAGAGCTATCCCCCACCCCTTAAGCACCTGTGTCGTGTGTATATCCGGCTCTACCTTCAGCCGTGGCCTGTGGATGTGAAGGTCAAAGCCCTGCCTCTGCCTGACCAGCTGAAGTGGTACCTTCTCAGCGAGCACAGTGGCACCCTTGAAGATGACATCTGA